The Brachyspira sp. SAP_772 DNA segment AAACATTGAAGCAAATAAAATATACTGATTGTTGTAATTCATAAATATTAATAAAGGCTTTTATGCAAAAAATTGACATAGATAATTTGAATCCTATTATAAAAGAGTTGTTTAAGTTAAGGGGAGTAGTTTCAAAAGAAGATATTTTTGATTTTTTCTTTCAAGATATATATTCGCTTTCTAATCCATTTAATATTAGGGATATGAATGCTTTTGTAGATAGGCTAAAAGAAGCTATAGAGTAYAATGAAAAAATATTGATATATGGCGATAAAGATGCTGACGGTGTTACTGCTGCTTCTATAATATATAATACTCTTAAGGCTGTTACAAAAAATGTTGAAGCTTTTGTTCCTAATCATGAAGTGGGATATGGTCTTTCAAAAGATGTCATTGAAAGTTATGCTAATTCTGGGGTGAGTTTAATCATTACGGTTGATTGCGGTATATCGAATGTTGAAGAAGTTGAGTTTGCAAGAGAGCATTCTATAGATATTATAGTAACAGACCATCATGATATACCTGAAATACTTCCAAATGCATATTTAATATTTAATCCTAAACTTTCAAATACTGGTTTTGTTTCCAAAAACTTTTCTGGKTGTGCTGTTGCATTTAAGCTTATGCAGGCATTTGTTTTTTCTTATACAAAACTTTATAACAAAGATATCATTATATTAGATTATGAGATAGATAAAAATACTGATAAGTTAAAAAGAATAAG contains these protein-coding regions:
- a CDS encoding DHH family phosphoesterase produces the protein MQKIDIDNLNPIIKELFKLRGVVSKEDIFDFFFQDIYSLSNPFNIRDMNAFVDRLKEAIEYNEKILIYGDKDADGVTAASIIYNTLKAVTKNVEAFVPNHEVGYGLSKDVIESYANSGVSLIITVDCGISNVEEVEFAREHSIDIIVTDHHDIPEILPNAYLIFNPKLSNTGFVSKNFSGCAVAFKLMQAFVFSYTKLYNKDIIILDYEIDKNTDKLKRI